The Patescibacteria group bacterium sequence TCCGATATCATAAAGCAAGGTTCCCAGGACTATACTAATAATAACACTGGCCAAAATCACCACTGGCAATTTATATTTATAACCCCCCTTAGTATTTTTAAAATTATAATAAACCAACAAGATAAAAATAGCCAAGAATATTACCCAAAAATATGGAAGCGTAACCAAAACAAAACTCAAAAAACCGTCACTAATATATTTATATAGATTCCAGTCGTTATTTTTAAACATGTGAATAATCACTGAAAAAGCCAGACTGCCCACCAGTAGACTGATAATACCAGCCAGCCAGATAGAATAATCTTTTAATAAAAACTCCCAACGGGGGCGAGGTTTCATCCGTTTCTTTTTGATTGTTTCGAGAATTTGCTCGGTGAGATTTTTTCTGTTCATATTATAATTGTTAAATTGTTATATTGCTAAATTGTCGCAGGCCTCGAATTTGTCGAGGGGTTGGGTTATTGTTGTTAGCAATGTAACAATTTAATAATTTGACAATTGAAGCCTTATCTAAGTTGAATATTCACTTTCTCCGCCACCTCCCTAAACTGTTCCTTAGCTCGATTAATTAGGGTTGCTACTGTACCCATTGGTTTTTTTAAAATATCTGATATTTCTTTATAACTTTTTTGTTCCAAAAATTTTAGAACAAGAATTTCACGGTATTTTTCATCTATCCTTGCTAAGATTTCGTTGATGTTCTTTTTTAAGAAGTCTAAGTCAATCTCTTGTTTCAAATCCAAGTCCGAAGCCAGGTTTTCCAGAAAATCATTTTCAGGGTCTAAAAAAATGTTTTGGGGTCGGGCTTTATTTTTACGGTGATTGCTAATTGTCTGATTATGAGCAATGCGATAGGCCCAGGAGGAAAATTTTAAGCTCGTATCAAAATCATTTAAATTTTGATAAATTTTTATAAATGTTTCCTGCAGAATATCTTCGGCCTCTTCTTTGCTAACCCCGGAAATTCTAATAATATAATTTAACAGTTTTTTTTCGTATCTTTTGATTAAATATAAAAAATAACCCTGATTTTCTAAAGTCAAAGCTACCAATTCTTCGTCAGTTTTGCTTTCGTGGTCTCCATTTTTTAGCATACCTGTATTATATCCGAAAGTTGGTAATGCGCAAGCCCCCACAAATCTACAAATCCTTTCACAAATTCACAAATCCGTATTTGTATAT is a genomic window containing:
- a CDS encoding sigma-70 family RNA polymerase sigma factor, with the protein product MLKNGDHESKTDEELVALTLENQGYFLYLIKRYEKKLLNYIIRISGVSKEEAEDILQETFIKIYQNLNDFDTSLKFSSWAYRIAHNQTISNHRKNKARPQNIFLDPENDFLENLASDLDLKQEIDLDFLKKNINEILARIDEKYREILVLKFLEQKSYKEISDILKKPMGTVATLINRAKEQFREVAEKVNIQLR